In Brassica napus cultivar Da-Ae chromosome A3, Da-Ae, whole genome shotgun sequence, the sequence GGAAGTCGTACAACCACAAATGATCTCTTGTAGCTTCAATTCATTCCTAGTAAGTATACTTTTGCAGGGCAAAGGCAAAGCTGGTATATGCTTGTGAATGGAATCCTCATGCTATTGAAGCACTTCGTCATAACGTTGAAGCAAATTTTGTTTCTGACCGTTGTATCATTCTTGACGGGGATAACAGGATCAATGCACCCAAAGTACGTTGATGACACTTTATAAACTGCTCATAATCTATTCAATCTTGTGCAAATTGTTTTAAGTGTTGGACTAAATAAATTGCTTGGGGTTTGAAATCTTTTTCATTCTCAGGGAGTAGCTGACAGAGTCTGTCTTGGTCTTATCCCGACCAGCGAAGGAAGCTGGGTCACAGCTATTCAGGCGTTAAGGTCGTTTTAGTTTCCTTGAACTTGGTTCTTTTACATAAGTTTGCGAAGTAATGAATTCTCACTAATCTCTCTGTTCATGGTATTGGAACTTGCAGGCCAGAGGGAGGAATACTCCATGTGCATGGAAACGTCAAGGACTCGGATGTGAGCAGTTGGTCCGagcatgtatccaaatcattaAGTGATATCGCCAGAGCCGAAGGTAAACGACTATTTTGTCAAACGCTTTTTGATTTTGGTTACTAAATCAAGACTGTGATGTAGTGaggttttctttattttggttAACCACAGAATAACTCAggtttatattttggtttgtcATGGTTTAGGTCGTAGCTGGGAAGTTACAGTAGAACATATAGAGAAAGTGAAATGGTATGCTCCTCGGATTCGCCATCTTGTAGCCGATGTGAGATGCAGATGAAAGATGATTACAGCAAAGAGACATCCCATTGTATTGTGTAACATGTAAGATTTTGATGACCGGTTTTCACTTTCTGAGACATTGGTTTCACTAGCTTAACCAATTATCTGTACCCGTACCATTTGTTACATTTTtgggtttgtatgaatttttattCTTGAATTATTATggctatttttattttctgttgtaAATGAACGGATATCAACattaaatctaattaaaaaaccttttatttgtatttaatcTGATCTACAAAATATCTGAACATGGTTGTTCGGGTATATGTATTGTCCGAACGTGAACGGATATccaacattttttaaaagttggaaaaatccaaaaactaaagctgaataaacatcaaaatataCCTCCAAGGAAGAAAAcaaccaatttttttattaataaaagataATAATGCATTTATACTTTtaaagttaactaatctaagatttagagtttagaattaaTGTTAAaggctattttgtgacaaaaacataaaaatagttatttgaaaaaataatctagagaaattctcttttttttttcatcagaatttgatttataaaactaaGAACCATACAAGGATGGAATCCAAACCGGTAGAAACACCTTAAAATCCCCGAAAACTTAGCCCACAAAAGAGAATCTAAAATCtgtatatagaaaataaatccAAAACACTTTTAGAACCTATAACTTTTTCTAAAAAAGTATttgattgttaaaaaaaaatttaaatattttcaggagtttattttctttagttACCATTCCCATATATAGAATATTATGTTCTTCTTCATTGTCTTtccagtaaaaaaaaattaaatttagattttattctAGGAGAGCATTTTCAGCAAATTGACAAAGAGCAATTTTTCAAATAAtccattttaagtttttatcataaaaatagcctacaaaaaaataaaatgattaaattatttttttatcttaaaaattttattatttgtttttaaaattttgaacatATCTCTAAAACTCAACCGCTAATTAATTCTAAACCTTAAGTTTTAGATTAGTtaattctaaatatataaatgcatatttatcttttaataaaacatctattggtcattttcttttttagaagtctgtttttgtaaaaataaactaaaaaaaaaaagttatctaCGAGAATTTCTcttcaaaatttcatatatttcttttgaaattaattatattaagtcCATGATAAAAAGCACTGTTACAAACTTACAAAGTTCGTCAAGGGAAGGAACGACGGAAAAAAAAGATTCATGTTGAAATAGGTCTTTCTCCCGTTCGATTGGGCCGTTCTCAAGGTCTTCTTATTATTAGACCTTATATAATATTCAGTCTTTTTGGGATAGTGTGCTAGTGAGATGAATGTATGTTCTTACTTTTATatggataaaaatatttgtttagattGTCGGTTGAAATACTTcttttagttttggttttgagaaaaattcaaaattaaaatcaagttgctTTTGTTCATCCATAGATGtggttttgaaattttcttcttGGATGGTTTTGGATTAATAACTAATTAGTTGCGGACCATTTTGTAGTTAGTTGTTAATTACCTTAATGATAAAGAAGAAAAGGCTATATGCCTTCAACACCAACCGATTACTCTATCAGGTCTAGTCAGGAATCTCTACAAGAAAGTAGTTACCAAACTAGTCTAtagtataatataattaaatcatttaatttattcacttcGGTTAGAAATCAAAATTCAGTTGGGTTTTCAGTTGATGTTTgggttaaaataaattttgatgtaATTCTCTGGAATCAAATTGTTTGCTTCCAACATGTCTGAagctaattttaaatttgtgcATACTCATCTAGTTATGAACAATTGTACTATAAACGATAAACGATTAAAAAAACGAAATGTGATTAACatgaaagcaaagaaagaaagtaTAGGTCAACGTCAACCAAACAAGAAAAGTAATCGAAAAAAGCTAATGTGTTTTAAAGTTAATCAAAGAACCGACAAGATCGTGAAAAGTGAATGAGTTGTGTGTGGCCATGTTCGGTCTTACAGCCTTTTCCAGTTTCTGTCTCTCACAACTACACAATTTTCCATTATTACATcgaatttatactattaaattgaGTTGAAAATTACTTGTAGGAAAAAGGATAACTAACGTCGTAACGCGTTATAAAGTGTTTTCCATTGTCATGGCCATAATGTCGGGAGTATTATATACGTCTTTTCTTCGACCATTATGTAAGTGGCTACACATACATTGATTAACCTAGAAgtaaaatttcttaaaacctTTATAATTTTCAATCAGACTTCGACACATCCGTCACTGCAttgccatttttttttcacttcaCATGATGCTGGTCGACGAACTAGACTACTTGACTCGGGATTAAACAATCTTTAACTTATCATTCATAAAATTTGGTATATGAAATAATGTATATGAAAGAACGTTTTGCAGAGAGGTTTGGCAGCTTGTCTTAATCCGTCTTAACCCACCTACAAATGCTTTCCATGACTGGAATGAATTGCTATCTTGGATCAGATCGTCTGTTATTCAAAGCCCTATCCTTCTCCGTAAGTTGGCTGTTCAATCAACGATATACCACTTGGGGAAGCAGAGGAACAACGTTTACCACAACAACATCATCATTGGACCTGCAGTGATCGCGAGAATGATCTACAGAGAAGTGAGGAACACAATCATGTCAAAAGGAAAGATAGGAAGAAATTTCATAATCTCTTGTCAAGTTGGATTATCTAACTAGTAGGCTTTATTAGCTGTTGTTGCtctatcttatttttttcttatttttgccaAGGTAGAGTAGTTTTTAGATTACGCTTTTTGTATAATCCGAACATCATTAGTATGATATTAACATTCttagcaaataaaaaagaaCGTTTTTCTTCAAGTAGATTAAAAAGGGAATAATAATGATATTTTGGTACTCATGAGTCAAGGCTCATGTGTCGTATAATTGCAAGTAAAGTACGGGCTGATATGTTGGACAAGATTTGCTTAGTGAGTGGTATATctttagttttgaatttttcttttgaactCCATAGTAAAACGATATATCGTAGAACAGTTTTTGTCTTTGTTCTTCTGCTTTGATAAATTGCTTTACCTCAGTTTTAATTGTATAGTCAACTGTGGcctaactaaaataatatatatatatggttacgCTAATTTCACTTAAAGTCATcattttcatattaattaaCCATCAcctattctctttttttttaacaacatgcATCACCGAttctccaaaatagattttCCTAACCATTTCATCAACTGTAACCTAATCACAGCCTAAatcaactattttttaaaaaagatatttaaaaccatttaataaagccataaaaactaattaaattttaaaatcactTCCTGATATTTTAAccatgtatctttttttttggtgtaaaaacCATGTATATTTCTCTCCAAATCAAAAATTAATGCGACAGATAACATGATTTACGTGTATTTATTAGTTGAAGGGAATCGAAGTATATTATATaggaaaatattaaaacaaaaaacagtTCAAGATCATCAAACTTGAAGAGAGAATAGAGGAGGAAGATCAGAGATAGTTCGTGAAGAAGACGAGGACGACAAGAATCGTTTAAACGATTTGATGAAACGAGAGATAAGATTTTTGCAAAGGCAACTATTATTCTTCCTCAGCTTCCTTAGCTTCTTACCGATTCTCATTCTTATTCCAGCTACTCTGATTATAATCAACGGTCCAGATGATCTCTTCCTCTGGTGCTGCTGTCGTGTCCTGTTGTCTGCCCGTTCTAGAACCTTCTGAATTATAAATTGAGCTCTTCTGTGAATTAGCTCTTGGGGATCTTCTTTCTCCATCTTTGTGTATACGTATGGATTATTCCTCGCCATTATTGCCGTTGATTGATCCTTGTGAGTTTTGTCCTTTGGAGTATTTAGAAAGATTGTGCAAGCTAATAACATGAAGTACACATAAATATATAGTGAGGGAGGAGGAGGGCGAGGGCGTGAAAGAGACCATGTGAGTGTTATTAATTGTTGTGTTGTGTATGACTAAATGAGTAATACTGTACATATACATGTGGATTATTTTCTAAGTTTGTTTGCCTGCCAGGACCATTCACTTTCACACATATTTTTCGTACTTTATATCATTCAATAACTacaattatgtaaatatttacatatatctgattttttttggtaaaatagaTATATCTGATGATTTATAATGTTTGGAACAAACAGATCTAAATTTCTATAAGTGGAGGATTCACTGTGCAACATATATAACAATTCAGCTCGCATAAATGATCGAATATATACCATCTgcaatattaatattatttgcataTAGTATATTGATATGATTCAAACTCAAACCGAtatcttttaaagtggtttatgtgaaatatatttcaacttctaattgaatataaaattttatacaaactaaaataatattttgttataaaaaaatgataataatattttgttataatatatatgtaacaaCTCATCTTATGGACTCCAGTCTGGTTTTGTAGCGCACTGATCCTAATTCCTCAGCTATGAGTATTAAGCTCTTCTTTCGTATAGATTATTGGTGCGTTTGGCGTTTCTTCGAACCAAGACCTCATATTTTAACAGCGTTTCCACAAGAAGAGTTATCACTAATTGATCAATTGGTGAGAACTTGTCATGTGTGAACGTTGTTAAAAGGTGAGCTCTTAGGTTCAAGCAACGCCAAACTCACCGATAA encodes:
- the LOC106443810 gene encoding uncharacterized protein LOC106443810 produces the protein MLLACTIFLNTPKDKTHKDQSTAIMARNNPYVYTKMEKEDPQELIHRRAQFIIQKVLERADNRTRQQHQRKRSSGPLIIIRVAGIRMRIGKKLRKLRKNNSCLCKNLISRFIKSFKRFLSSSSSSRTISDLPPLFSLQV